The proteins below come from a single Gossypium raimondii isolate GPD5lz chromosome 2, ASM2569854v1, whole genome shotgun sequence genomic window:
- the LOC128033949 gene encoding uncharacterized protein LOC128033949: MFLQKIYEAQKCDDELLAKWAQSELTSDSGFHIGPDDSLLFRDRTCVPKNAQLIRGILHKAHSGSLSVHPRICQQVKAEHQVPSGLLQPVMIPEWKYDWVTIDFVSGLPLSLRKKDVIWVIVDRLTK; encoded by the exons ATGTTTTTACAGAAAATATACGAAGCTCAGAAGTGCGATGACGAGTTGCTAGCTAAATGGGCACAGAGTGAGTTGACTTCTGATTCAGGATTTCATATAGGACCCGATGATTCCTTATTATTCAGAGATAGAACTTGTGTACCAAAGAATGCACAGCTCATTCGGGGAATCTTGCACaaagctcatagtggtagcttgtcTGTTCATCCGAGAA tatgtcagcaagttaaagctgaacatcaggtgcCTTCAGGGTTATTACAGCCAGTGATGATACCGGAGTGGAAATATGATTGGGTTACTATAGATTTTGTATCGGGTTTACCCCTAtctctgagaaagaaagatgtcatttgggttattgttgatcgTTTGACAAAGTAA